A stretch of the Syntrophorhabdus sp. genome encodes the following:
- a CDS encoding dTDP-4-dehydrorhamnose 3,5-epimerase, translating to RLMEILRSDDEIFTRFGQVYMTTTYPQVVKAWHYHGKQDDLIACVKGMIKLVLYDDREGSPTRGEVSELFVGDHSPRLVRVPRMVYHGWKCVSLEEAIIINAPTMVYNYGEPDEFRIDPHENDIPYTWERKDG from the coding sequence AGGCTCATGGAGATCCTCCGCAGTGACGACGAGATCTTCACGCGCTTCGGCCAGGTCTACATGACGACCACATATCCCCAGGTGGTGAAGGCGTGGCACTACCACGGGAAGCAGGACGACCTCATCGCCTGCGTGAAAGGGATGATAAAGCTTGTCCTCTACGATGACCGCGAGGGGTCGCCCACCCGGGGAGAGGTGAGCGAGCTCTTCGTGGGCGACCATAGCCCCCGGCTGGTCAGGGTGCCGCGCATGGTCTACCACGGGTGGAAGTGCGTAAGCCTCGAGGAGGCCATCATCATAAACGCCCCCACCATGGTCTACAATTACGGGGAGCCCGACGAGTTCAGGATCGACCCCCACGAGAACGACATACCCTACACCTGGGAGAGAAAAGATGGCTGA
- the rfbB gene encoding dTDP-glucose 4,6-dehydratase, producing the protein MAETILVTGGCGFIGTNFVRHMLERHDYNIVNLDKLTYAGNLENLEDIASDGKYTFVRGDIASMGDVEAVFERSIDIVVNFAAESHVDRSIMDPDAFIRTNVNGTFNLLELARKKGVGRFVQISTDEVYGSLGDSGAFREDTPLSPNSPYSASKTAADILAMAYFKTYGMPVVITRCSNNYGPYQFPEKLIPLIITNALADKDLPVYGDGLNVRDWIHVKDHCAAIDLVVHKGEEGNVYNIGASNERTNIGIVELVLDILGKPRSLIRYVKDRPGHDRRYAIDSGKITERLGYRPSVDFSEGMRGTVEWYVNNRGWWERIKTGAYLDYYEKMYGNR; encoded by the coding sequence ATGGCTGAAACGATCCTCGTCACCGGCGGCTGCGGCTTCATCGGGACCAACTTCGTCCGCCACATGCTGGAACGACACGATTACAACATCGTCAATCTCGATAAATTGACCTACGCGGGCAACCTGGAGAACCTCGAGGACATCGCCTCGGACGGAAAGTACACCTTCGTGCGGGGGGACATCGCATCCATGGGCGATGTCGAGGCCGTCTTCGAAAGGTCCATCGACATCGTCGTCAACTTCGCCGCGGAATCCCACGTCGACAGGAGCATCATGGACCCCGACGCCTTCATCAGGACGAACGTGAACGGCACCTTCAACCTCCTCGAGCTGGCACGGAAGAAGGGGGTCGGTCGCTTCGTCCAGATATCGACGGACGAGGTCTACGGGTCCCTCGGCGACTCGGGGGCATTCCGCGAGGACACCCCTCTGTCCCCGAACAGCCCCTATTCGGCCTCCAAGACGGCGGCGGACATACTCGCCATGGCCTATTTCAAGACCTACGGCATGCCCGTCGTCATCACGAGGTGCTCCAACAACTACGGGCCCTACCAGTTCCCGGAAAAGCTCATCCCCCTCATCATAACGAACGCCCTCGCGGACAAGGATCTGCCCGTCTACGGCGACGGCCTCAACGTCCGCGACTGGATCCATGTCAAGGACCACTGCGCGGCCATCGATCTCGTTGTCCATAAGGGTGAGGAGGGGAACGTATACAATATCGGCGCCTCGAACGAGCGGACGAACATCGGGATCGTCGAGCTCGTCCTCGACATACTGGGCAAGCCCCGGTCGCTCATCCGGTACGTGAAGGACAGGCCGGGGCACGACCGCCGCTATGCCATCGATTCGGGGAAGATCACCGAGCGGCTGGGCTACAGGCCGTCGGTGGATTTCTCCGAGGGCATGCGGGGCACCGTCGAGTGGTACGTGAATAACAGGGGATGGTGGGAGAGGATCAAGACCGGGGCATATCTCGATTACTACGAAAAGATGTACGGGAACCGATGA
- the rfbD gene encoding dTDP-4-dehydrorhamnose reductase — protein MKVLISGGKGLLAVNILPYLGERFDLAVYDIDEWDITSVSRGRDLMDLHRPDVVLNLAAMTDVDGCEDSQELARQVNADGAGTVAELCAAAGTRLVHMSTDYVFDGTKGSPYSEDDEPAPASVYGRTKLAGERMVLERLPGAAVLRTQWLYGKGGKSFVDTITGLGRQHGKVRVVDDQRGSPTWARDLAAPIISIIEKGLSGIYHVSNSGSCTWFEFARAIFSILNMDVEASPISSDELGRKAARPAFSVFDLTKLEGSTGIRMRGWMDALREYLATGG, from the coding sequence ATGAAGGTCCTCATATCGGGCGGCAAGGGATTACTGGCGGTCAACATCCTTCCCTATCTCGGCGAGCGTTTCGATCTCGCCGTCTATGACATCGATGAATGGGACATCACCAGCGTTTCGAGAGGCAGGGACCTCATGGATCTGCATCGGCCCGACGTGGTGCTGAACCTTGCCGCCATGACGGACGTGGATGGGTGCGAGGACAGTCAGGAGCTGGCCCGGCAGGTGAACGCGGACGGGGCCGGGACCGTGGCGGAACTCTGCGCTGCTGCCGGCACTCGGCTTGTTCACATGAGCACCGACTATGTCTTCGATGGCACGAAGGGTTCTCCCTACAGCGAGGATGACGAGCCGGCGCCTGCTTCCGTCTATGGCCGCACGAAGCTCGCCGGAGAGAGAATGGTCCTCGAGAGGCTTCCCGGCGCCGCCGTGCTGAGGACCCAGTGGCTCTACGGCAAGGGCGGAAAGAGCTTTGTCGACACGATAACCGGGCTGGGGCGGCAGCACGGCAAAGTGCGTGTCGTCGACGACCAGAGGGGATCTCCGACCTGGGCCAGGGACCTCGCCGCGCCGATCATTTCCATCATCGAGAAAGGACTCAGCGGGATCTATCATGTTTCGAACAGCGGCTCATGCACCTGGTTCGAATTCGCAAGGGCGATCTTTTCCATCCTGAACATGGACGTCGAGGCGAGTCCCATCTCATCGGACGAGCTGGGAAGGAAGGCCGCGCGGCCCGCGTTTTCGGTCTTCGACCTCACAAAGCTCGAAGGCTCGACGGGCATCAGGATGCGCGGCTGGATGGATGCCCTCAGGGAATACCTGGCGACCGGAGGTTAG